A genomic region of Sciurus carolinensis chromosome 7, mSciCar1.2, whole genome shotgun sequence contains the following coding sequences:
- the Polr1c gene encoding DNA-directed RNA polymerases I and III subunit RPAC1 isoform X1: MEQRLAIFNASGGGGLPQRPRTTTRTHARLKVSWRFKMAAAQAVEEMRGRVVLGEFGVRNVHTTDFPGNYAGYDDAWDQDRFEKNFRVDVVHMDENSLEFDMVGIDAAIANAFRRILLAEVPTMAVEKVLVYNNTSIVQDEILAHRLGLIPIHADPRLFEYRNQGDEEGTEIDTLQFRLQVRCTRNPQAAKDSSDPNELYVNHKVYTRHMTWVPLGNQADVFPEGTIRPVHDDILIAQLRPGQEIDLLMHCVKGIGKDHAKFSPVATASYRLLPDITLLEPVEGEAAEELSQCFSPGVIEVQEVQGKKVARVANPRLDTFSREIFRNEKLKKVVRLARVRDHYIFSVESTGVLPPDVLVSEAIKVLMGKCRRFLDELDAVQMD, from the exons ATGGAGCAACGTCTCGCGATATTTAATGCTTCAGGAGGCGGAGGGTTGCCACAGAGACCGAGGACTACGACTAGAACGCACGCGCGTTTGAAAGTCTCgtggaggttcaagatggcggctGCTCAAGCTGTAGAGGAGATGCGGGGTCGCGTGGTTCTAGGGGAGTTCGGGGTTCGCAAT gTTCATACCACTGACTTTCCCGGTAACTATGCGGGGTATGATGATGCCTGGGATCAGGACCGGTTCGAGAAG AATTTTCGTGTGGATGTGGTACACATGGACGAAAACTCACTGGAATTCGACATGGTGGGAATTGATGCAGCCATTGCCAATGCTTTTCGAAGAATCCTGTTAGCTGAG GTACCAACAATGGCTGTGGAAAAAGTCCTGGTATACAACAACACATCCATTGTTCAGGATGAGATCCTTGCACACCGCCTGGGACTTATTCCCATTCATGCCGATCCTCGTCTTTTTGAATATCGGAACCAAG GAgatgaagaaggcacagagatagaCACTCTTCAATTTCGGCTGCAAGTCAGGTGTACCCGGAACCCCCAGGCTGCTAAAGATTCCTCTGATCCCAATGAACTCTATGTGAACCACAAAG TGTACACCAGGCATATGACATGGGTCCCCCTGGGGAACCAGGCTGATGTCTTCCCAGAGGGCACTATCCGCCCAGTGCATGATGATATCCTCATTGCTCAGCTGCGACCTGGCCAGGAGATTGATCTGCTAATGCACTGTGTCAAGGGCATCG gAAAAGATCATGCCAAATTTTCACCAGTGGCAACAGCTAGTTACAGGCTTCTGCCAGACATCACCCTCCTTGAACCTGTGGAAGGGGAGGCAGCTGAGGAACTGAGCCAGTGCTTTTCACCTGGTGTTATTGAAGTACAGGAAGTACAAG GTAAAAAGGTGGCCAGAGTTGCCAATCCCCGGCTAGATACCTTCAGCAGGGAAATCTTCCGGAATGAAAAGCTAAAGAAGGTTGTACGGCTTGCTCGTGTTCGTGATCATTACATCT TTTCTGTAGAGTCAACTGGAGTGTTGCCACCAGATGTGCTGGTGAGTGAAGCTATCAAAGTATTGATGGGGAAGTGCCGGCGGTTCCTGGATGAACTAGATGCAGTTCAGATGGACTGA
- the Polr1c gene encoding DNA-directed RNA polymerases I and III subunit RPAC1 isoform X2, translated as MEQRLAIFNASGGGGLPQRPRTTTRTHARLKVSWRFKMAAAQAVEEMRGRVVLGEFGVRNVHTTDFPGNYAGYDDAWDQDRFEKNFRVDVVHMDENSLEFDMVGIDAAIANAFRRILLAEVPTMAVEKVLVYNNTSIVQDEILAHRLGLIPIHADPRLFEYRNQGDEEGTEIDTLQFRLQVRCTRNPQAAKDSSDPNELYVNHKGKDHAKFSPVATASYRLLPDITLLEPVEGEAAEELSQCFSPGVIEVQEVQGKKVARVANPRLDTFSREIFRNEKLKKVVRLARVRDHYIFSVESTGVLPPDVLVSEAIKVLMGKCRRFLDELDAVQMD; from the exons ATGGAGCAACGTCTCGCGATATTTAATGCTTCAGGAGGCGGAGGGTTGCCACAGAGACCGAGGACTACGACTAGAACGCACGCGCGTTTGAAAGTCTCgtggaggttcaagatggcggctGCTCAAGCTGTAGAGGAGATGCGGGGTCGCGTGGTTCTAGGGGAGTTCGGGGTTCGCAAT gTTCATACCACTGACTTTCCCGGTAACTATGCGGGGTATGATGATGCCTGGGATCAGGACCGGTTCGAGAAG AATTTTCGTGTGGATGTGGTACACATGGACGAAAACTCACTGGAATTCGACATGGTGGGAATTGATGCAGCCATTGCCAATGCTTTTCGAAGAATCCTGTTAGCTGAG GTACCAACAATGGCTGTGGAAAAAGTCCTGGTATACAACAACACATCCATTGTTCAGGATGAGATCCTTGCACACCGCCTGGGACTTATTCCCATTCATGCCGATCCTCGTCTTTTTGAATATCGGAACCAAG GAgatgaagaaggcacagagatagaCACTCTTCAATTTCGGCTGCAAGTCAGGTGTACCCGGAACCCCCAGGCTGCTAAAGATTCCTCTGATCCCAATGAACTCTATGTGAACCACAAAG gAAAAGATCATGCCAAATTTTCACCAGTGGCAACAGCTAGTTACAGGCTTCTGCCAGACATCACCCTCCTTGAACCTGTGGAAGGGGAGGCAGCTGAGGAACTGAGCCAGTGCTTTTCACCTGGTGTTATTGAAGTACAGGAAGTACAAG GTAAAAAGGTGGCCAGAGTTGCCAATCCCCGGCTAGATACCTTCAGCAGGGAAATCTTCCGGAATGAAAAGCTAAAGAAGGTTGTACGGCTTGCTCGTGTTCGTGATCATTACATCT TTTCTGTAGAGTCAACTGGAGTGTTGCCACCAGATGTGCTGGTGAGTGAAGCTATCAAAGTATTGATGGGGAAGTGCCGGCGGTTCCTGGATGAACTAGATGCAGTTCAGATGGACTGA
- the Yipf3 gene encoding protein YIPF3 isoform X1 produces the protein MATTAAPVGGARNGAGPEWGGFEENIQGGGSAVIDMENMDDTSGSSFEDMGELHQRLREEEVDADAAAVEEDDGEFLGMKGFKGQLSRQVADQMWQAGKRQASRAFSLYANIDILRPYFDVEPAQVRSRLLESMIPIKMVNFPQKIAGELYGPLMLVFTLVAILLHGMKTSDTIIREGTLMGTAIGTCFGYWLGVSSFIYFLAYLCNAQITMLQMLALLGYGLFGHCIVLFITYNIHLHALFYLFWLLVGGLSTLRMVAVLVSRTVGPTQRLLLCGTLAALHMLFLLYLHFAYHKVVEGILDTLEGPNIPPMQRVPRDVPAGIPAARLPTTVLNATAKAVAVTLQSH, from the exons ATGGCAACTACAGCGGCGCCGGTCGGCGGCGCCCGAAACGGAGCTGGCCCAGAATGGGGAGGGTTCGAAGAAAACATTCAG GGTGGGGGCTCAGCTGTGATTGACATGGAGAACATGGATGATACCTCAGGCTCCAGCTTCGAGGATATGGGTGAGCTGCATCAGCGCCTGCGTGAAGAAGAAGTTGATGCGGATGCAGCTGCTGTGGAAGAAGACGATGGAGAGTTCTTGGGCATGAAGGGCTTTAAGGGACAGCTGAGCAGGCAGGTGGCTGATCAG ATGTGGCAGGCAGGGAAGAGACAAGCCTCCAGGGCCTTCAGCTTATATGCCAACATTGACATCTTGAGACCCTACTTTGATGTGGAGCCTGCCCAGGTGCGAAGCAG gcTCCTGGAGTCCATGATCCCTATCAAGATGGTCAACTTCCCCCAG AAAATCGCTGGTGAGCTTTATGGACCTCTCATGCTGGTGTTCACACTGGTTGCCATCCTCCTCCATGGGATGAAGACATCTGACACCATTATC CGGGAGGGCACCCTGATGGGCACAGCCATTGGCACCTGCTTTGGCTACTGGCTGGGTGTCTCGTCCTTCATTTACTTCCTGGCCTACCTGTGCAACGCCCAGATCACCATGCTTCAGATGTTGGCACTGCTG GGCTATGGTCTCTTTGGGCACTGCATTGTCCTGTTCATCACCTATAACATCCACCTCCATGCCCTCTTCTACCTCTTCTGGCTGCTGGTGGGTGGGCTGTCCACCCTGCGCATG GTGGCAGTGTTGGTATCACGGACTGTGGGCCCCACCCAGCGACTGCTCCTCTGTGGCACCTTGGCTGCCCTGCATATGCTCTTCCTGCTTTATCTGCATTTTGCCTACCACAAGGTGGTAGAGG ggATCCTAGACACACTGGAGGGCCCTAACATCCCACCTATGCAGAGAGTCCCCAGAGATGTTCCTGCTGGGATCCCTGCTGCCAGACTTCCCACCACCGTGCTCAATGCCACAGCCAAAGCTGTTGCAGTGACCCTGCAGTCACACTGA
- the Yipf3 gene encoding protein YIPF3 isoform X2: protein MGRVRRKHSGSSFEDMGELHQRLREEEVDADAAAVEEDDGEFLGMKGFKGQLSRQVADQMWQAGKRQASRAFSLYANIDILRPYFDVEPAQVRSRLLESMIPIKMVNFPQKIAGELYGPLMLVFTLVAILLHGMKTSDTIIREGTLMGTAIGTCFGYWLGVSSFIYFLAYLCNAQITMLQMLALLGYGLFGHCIVLFITYNIHLHALFYLFWLLVGGLSTLRMVAVLVSRTVGPTQRLLLCGTLAALHMLFLLYLHFAYHKVVEGILDTLEGPNIPPMQRVPRDVPAGIPAARLPTTVLNATAKAVAVTLQSH from the exons ATGGGGAGGGTTCGAAGAAAACATTCAG GCTCCAGCTTCGAGGATATGGGTGAGCTGCATCAGCGCCTGCGTGAAGAAGAAGTTGATGCGGATGCAGCTGCTGTGGAAGAAGACGATGGAGAGTTCTTGGGCATGAAGGGCTTTAAGGGACAGCTGAGCAGGCAGGTGGCTGATCAG ATGTGGCAGGCAGGGAAGAGACAAGCCTCCAGGGCCTTCAGCTTATATGCCAACATTGACATCTTGAGACCCTACTTTGATGTGGAGCCTGCCCAGGTGCGAAGCAG gcTCCTGGAGTCCATGATCCCTATCAAGATGGTCAACTTCCCCCAG AAAATCGCTGGTGAGCTTTATGGACCTCTCATGCTGGTGTTCACACTGGTTGCCATCCTCCTCCATGGGATGAAGACATCTGACACCATTATC CGGGAGGGCACCCTGATGGGCACAGCCATTGGCACCTGCTTTGGCTACTGGCTGGGTGTCTCGTCCTTCATTTACTTCCTGGCCTACCTGTGCAACGCCCAGATCACCATGCTTCAGATGTTGGCACTGCTG GGCTATGGTCTCTTTGGGCACTGCATTGTCCTGTTCATCACCTATAACATCCACCTCCATGCCCTCTTCTACCTCTTCTGGCTGCTGGTGGGTGGGCTGTCCACCCTGCGCATG GTGGCAGTGTTGGTATCACGGACTGTGGGCCCCACCCAGCGACTGCTCCTCTGTGGCACCTTGGCTGCCCTGCATATGCTCTTCCTGCTTTATCTGCATTTTGCCTACCACAAGGTGGTAGAGG ggATCCTAGACACACTGGAGGGCCCTAACATCCCACCTATGCAGAGAGTCCCCAGAGATGTTCCTGCTGGGATCCCTGCTGCCAGACTTCCCACCACCGTGCTCAATGCCACAGCCAAAGCTGTTGCAGTGACCCTGCAGTCACACTGA
- the Lrrc73 gene encoding leucine-rich repeat-containing protein 73, whose translation MLPSSIQISGEPLSGAEVRDICRGLRDNAVRLLSLRGCRLCDRDFGRICRALAGATSLAQLNLNLGVVSSPSRIKQLAEALRTNRSIQSLFLHGSPLTDAGLALLNPALALHPALVALDLGDCMLGDEAINLICGLLPPDGAKSGLKELTLSANPGITPKGWSRLAIAVAHSSQVRVLNLDYNPLGDHVAGMLAVAVASSRTLEVLDLEGTGLTNQSAQTLLDMVENYPTALRSLVLAENSISPELQQQICDLLSEGEEEEEVAGGAGNTQEWERGREPAVHQRGSSSWMCPSDPSSQMVLMTSGLGDSLLAETEM comes from the exons ATGCTGCCCAGCTCCATCCAGATTTCCGGGGAGCCGCTGTCAGGCGCCGAGGTGCGGGACATCTGCCGCGGCCTGCGCGACAACGCCGTGCGCCTGCTCTCCCTGCGCGGCTGCCGCCTCTGCGACCGAGACTTCGGCCGCATCTGCCGGGCCCTGGCCGGGGCCACGTCCCTGGCTCAGCTCAATCTTAACCTAGGCGTCGTGTCCAGCCCCAGCCGCATCAAGCAGCTGGCGGAGGCGCTGAGGACCAACCGCTCCATCCAGTCCCTCTT CCTGCATGGGAGCCCTCTGACCGATGCGGGGCTGGCCTTGCTGAACCCAGCCCTGGCCTTGCACCCTGCCCTCGTGGCTCTCGACCTGGGGGACTGCATGCTGGGTGATGAAGCTATCAACCTCATCTGTGGCCTCCTCCCCCCAGATGGGGCCAAGTCTG GCTTGAAGGAGCTAACGCTGAGCGCCAACCCTGGCATCACCCCTAAGGGCTGGAGCCGCCTCGCCATTGCTGTGGCCCACAGCTCCCAAGTCCGCGTCCTCAATCTGGACTACAACCCCCTGG GTGACCATGTGGCAGGGATGCTGGCTGTAGCTGTAGCCTCCAGCCGCACCCTAGAAGTCCTAGACTTGGAGGGCACAGGGCTCACAAACCAGTCAGCTCAG ACCCTGTTGGACATGGTAGAAAATTACCCCACAGCTTTGAGGAGCCTAGTGTTGGCTGAGAACAGCATTAGCCCAGAGCTGCAGCAGCAAATCTGTGACCTCCTCTctgagggggaagaggaagaggaggtggcaGGAGGGGCTGGCAACACCCAGGAATGGGAGAGAGGACGGGAGCCTGCTGTCCACCAGAGGGGCAGCAGCTCCTGGATGTGCCCCAGTG ATCCCAGCTCTCAGATGGTGCTAATGACATCAGGACTTGGGGACAGTCTGTTGGCTGAAACCGAGATGTGA
- the Tjap1 gene encoding tight junction-associated protein 1 isoform X1, whose translation MTSAAPAKKPYRKAPPEHRELRLEIPGSRLEQEESLTDAERMKLLQQENEELRRRLASATRRTEALERELEIGQDCLELELGQSREELDKFKDKFRRLQNSYTASQRTNQELEDKLHTLASLSHSWIFAIKKAEMDRKTLDWEIVELTNKLLDAKNTINKLEELNERYRLDCNLAVQLLKCNKSHFRNHKFADLPCELQDMVRKHLHSGQEAASPGPAPSLTPGAVVPTSVIARVLEKPESLLLNSAQSGSTGRPLAEDVFVHVDMSGSAPGDSASPPAPGSPTPQPNGECRSLGTAGGSLEEELPLPAIEKLSPYPTPSPPHPLYPGRKVIEFSEDKVRIPRNSPLPNCTYATRQAISLSLVEEGSERARPSPLPSSPPSAQASPHHQPSPVPPTLSTPASSASSEEDLLASWQRAFVDRTPPPAAVVQRTAFGRDALPELQRHFALNPADREVVPAPYSPPDESGLLLPTEPDSGFSREEEEEELNLPISPEEECQSLLPADRGIEGPGTSHTEGRAWPLTSSSRPQRSPKRMGVHHLHRKDSLTQAQEQGTLLS comes from the exons ATGACCAGTGCAGCCCCTGCCAAGAAACCCTACCGTAAGGCACCACCGGAGCATCGGGAGCTGCGGCTGGAAATTCCTGGGTCCCGGCTGGAGCAGGAG GAGTCGCTGACTGATGCAGAGAGAATGAA GCTTTTGCAGCAGGAGAATGAAGAACTTCGCCGGCGTCTGGCCTCTGCCACCAGACGCACTGAAGCCCTGGAGCGTGAGCTGGAAATTGGGCAAGACTGCCTGGAGCTGGAGCTAGGCCAGAGCCGAGAGGAGCTGGACAAATTTAAGGACAAATTTCGCAG GCTGCAGAACAGTTACACTGCTTCCCAGCGGACCAACCAGGAGCTGGAGGACAAGTTGCATACACTG GCCTCTCTTAGCCACAGCTGGATTTTTGCA ATCAAGAAGGCTGAGATGGATAGGAAGACACTTGACTGGGAGATTGTGGAGCTGACCAACAAGCTGCTGGATGCCAAGAACACTATCAACAAGTTAGAGGAGCTCAAT GAGCGGTACCGGCTGGACTGCAACCTGGCTGTGCAGCTCCTCAAGTGCAACAAGTCACACTTCCGTAACCACAAGTTCGCTGAT CTGCCTTGTGAGCTACAGGACATGGTTCGGAAACATCTGCACAGTGGGCAAGAGGCTGCCAGCCCAGGCCCTGCTCCTAGCCTGACCCCAGGGGCTGTGGTGCCTACCTCGGTTATTGCCCGAGTGTTGGAGAAGCCCGAGTCTTTACTGCTGAATTCAGCCCAGTCAGGCAGTACTGGGCGCCCCTTGGCTGAGGATGTCTTTGTGCATGTGGACATGAGTGGGAGTGCTCCTGGTGACTCAGCCAGTCCCCCAGCCCCCGGAAGTCCCACCCCCCAACCCAATGGGGAGTGCCGCTCTCTGGGTACTGCAGGCGGCTCCCTAGAGGAGGAGCTACCCCTGCCAGCCATTGAGAAGCTGAGCCCATACCCTACTCCATCTCCACCACACCCACTGTATCCTGGCCGCAAGGTAATAGAGTTCTCTGAAGATAAGGTTCGGATCCCTCGTAACAGCCCCCTGCCCAACTGCACTTATGCTACCCGCCAGGCCATTTCTCTGAGTCTGGTGGAGGAGGGGAGTGAACGGGCCCgccccagccctctgcccagCAGCCCTCCCTCAGCCCAGGCCTCGCCCCACCACCAACCCAGCCCAGTACCCCCAACGCTCAGCACCCCGGCCAGCTCAGCCAGCTCTGAAGAGGACCTGCTAGCCAGCTGGCAGCGCGCATTTGTGGACCGCACTCCACCACCTGCTGCTGTGGTCCAGCGCACAGCCTTTGGACGCGATGCACTCCCTGAACTGCAGCGCCATTTTGCCCTTAACCCTGCTGACAGAGAGGTGGTTCCAGCACCTTATTCCCCACCTGATGAGAGTGGGCTTTTGCTGCCAACAGAACCTGACTCTGGTTTttccagggaggaggaggaagaagagttgAACCTGCCCATCAGCCCTGAAGAAGAGTGCCAGAGCCTGCTGCCTGCTGATAGGGGCATAGAAGGGCCTGGCACTTCCCACACTGAGGGTAGGGCCTGGCCGCTCACCAGCTCTAGCCGCCCCCAGCGCAGTCCCAAAAGAATGGGGGTGCACCACCTTCACCGCAAGGACAGCCTGACCCAAGCCCAAGAGCAGGGCACCCTGCTCAGCTAG
- the Tjap1 gene encoding tight junction-associated protein 1 isoform X2, which translates to MTSAAPAKKPYRKAPPEHRELRLEIPGSRLEQEESLTDAERMKLLQQENEELRRRLASATRRTEALERELEIGQDCLELELGQSREELDKFKDKFRRLQNSYTASQRTNQELEDKLHTLIKKAEMDRKTLDWEIVELTNKLLDAKNTINKLEELNERYRLDCNLAVQLLKCNKSHFRNHKFADLPCELQDMVRKHLHSGQEAASPGPAPSLTPGAVVPTSVIARVLEKPESLLLNSAQSGSTGRPLAEDVFVHVDMSGSAPGDSASPPAPGSPTPQPNGECRSLGTAGGSLEEELPLPAIEKLSPYPTPSPPHPLYPGRKVIEFSEDKVRIPRNSPLPNCTYATRQAISLSLVEEGSERARPSPLPSSPPSAQASPHHQPSPVPPTLSTPASSASSEEDLLASWQRAFVDRTPPPAAVVQRTAFGRDALPELQRHFALNPADREVVPAPYSPPDESGLLLPTEPDSGFSREEEEEELNLPISPEEECQSLLPADRGIEGPGTSHTEGRAWPLTSSSRPQRSPKRMGVHHLHRKDSLTQAQEQGTLLS; encoded by the exons ATGACCAGTGCAGCCCCTGCCAAGAAACCCTACCGTAAGGCACCACCGGAGCATCGGGAGCTGCGGCTGGAAATTCCTGGGTCCCGGCTGGAGCAGGAG GAGTCGCTGACTGATGCAGAGAGAATGAA GCTTTTGCAGCAGGAGAATGAAGAACTTCGCCGGCGTCTGGCCTCTGCCACCAGACGCACTGAAGCCCTGGAGCGTGAGCTGGAAATTGGGCAAGACTGCCTGGAGCTGGAGCTAGGCCAGAGCCGAGAGGAGCTGGACAAATTTAAGGACAAATTTCGCAG GCTGCAGAACAGTTACACTGCTTCCCAGCGGACCAACCAGGAGCTGGAGGACAAGTTGCATACACTG ATCAAGAAGGCTGAGATGGATAGGAAGACACTTGACTGGGAGATTGTGGAGCTGACCAACAAGCTGCTGGATGCCAAGAACACTATCAACAAGTTAGAGGAGCTCAAT GAGCGGTACCGGCTGGACTGCAACCTGGCTGTGCAGCTCCTCAAGTGCAACAAGTCACACTTCCGTAACCACAAGTTCGCTGAT CTGCCTTGTGAGCTACAGGACATGGTTCGGAAACATCTGCACAGTGGGCAAGAGGCTGCCAGCCCAGGCCCTGCTCCTAGCCTGACCCCAGGGGCTGTGGTGCCTACCTCGGTTATTGCCCGAGTGTTGGAGAAGCCCGAGTCTTTACTGCTGAATTCAGCCCAGTCAGGCAGTACTGGGCGCCCCTTGGCTGAGGATGTCTTTGTGCATGTGGACATGAGTGGGAGTGCTCCTGGTGACTCAGCCAGTCCCCCAGCCCCCGGAAGTCCCACCCCCCAACCCAATGGGGAGTGCCGCTCTCTGGGTACTGCAGGCGGCTCCCTAGAGGAGGAGCTACCCCTGCCAGCCATTGAGAAGCTGAGCCCATACCCTACTCCATCTCCACCACACCCACTGTATCCTGGCCGCAAGGTAATAGAGTTCTCTGAAGATAAGGTTCGGATCCCTCGTAACAGCCCCCTGCCCAACTGCACTTATGCTACCCGCCAGGCCATTTCTCTGAGTCTGGTGGAGGAGGGGAGTGAACGGGCCCgccccagccctctgcccagCAGCCCTCCCTCAGCCCAGGCCTCGCCCCACCACCAACCCAGCCCAGTACCCCCAACGCTCAGCACCCCGGCCAGCTCAGCCAGCTCTGAAGAGGACCTGCTAGCCAGCTGGCAGCGCGCATTTGTGGACCGCACTCCACCACCTGCTGCTGTGGTCCAGCGCACAGCCTTTGGACGCGATGCACTCCCTGAACTGCAGCGCCATTTTGCCCTTAACCCTGCTGACAGAGAGGTGGTTCCAGCACCTTATTCCCCACCTGATGAGAGTGGGCTTTTGCTGCCAACAGAACCTGACTCTGGTTTttccagggaggaggaggaagaagagttgAACCTGCCCATCAGCCCTGAAGAAGAGTGCCAGAGCCTGCTGCCTGCTGATAGGGGCATAGAAGGGCCTGGCACTTCCCACACTGAGGGTAGGGCCTGGCCGCTCACCAGCTCTAGCCGCCCCCAGCGCAGTCCCAAAAGAATGGGGGTGCACCACCTTCACCGCAAGGACAGCCTGACCCAAGCCCAAGAGCAGGGCACCCTGCTCAGCTAG